The DNA region TGCGCAATAAATCAACAGCTGCTTCGAAATCGCCATTTGCTTCAACTAAAGCTTTTTTGCAATCCATCATACCAGCGCCAGTTTGTTGGCGTAATTTATTTACATCTGCGGCAGTAATTTGTACTGTAGACATTTTATCAGTTTTTACAAACAAATCCCGATATAAATCGGGACTTGCGAGTGATTAAATAATTTATGAATTTTGAATTTGTAACCTTTTATGCCCCTTTAGGGGTTGTGGGGTTACTCTTCTGTTTTGGTTTCTTCAGATGAAGACGCTTCAACTTCTGCTTCAGCAGCTTTTTTACGTCTTGGCTCTTTTACTTCTGGAGCATCAGCTGCAGCTTTAGCGGCTACTGCTTCTTTTTCAGCCTCATCTTCTTTTTCGCGTTTACGCTCGTCTAAACCTTCTTCAATTGCTTTGATAATGATATCAGTAATTAAAGAGATCGATTTTGTAGCATCATCATTCGCCGGAATCGGGAAATCGATGTTCGAAGGATCAGAGTTGGTATCAACCATCGCAAAAGTTGGGATGTTCAATTTCAACGCCTCAGTTACCGCGATGTGCTCTTTCTTAACATCAATTAAGAAAAGCGCTGCTGGTAAACGGTTTAAATCAGCAATACCACCCAAAAGTGACTCTAATTTAATACGCTCACGCTGAATCATTAAACGCTCTTTTTTCGAAAGGATCGAGTAAGTACCGTCTTTAGTCATTTTATCGATGTTTGACATCTTTTTGATTGACTTGCGAACGGTAGCAAAGTTGGTTAACATACCACCTAACCAACGCTCGGTTACGAAAGGCATGTTTACTTTTTTAGCCTGCTCAGCTACGATTCCTTTTGCTTGTTTCTTTGTAGAAACGAATAAAACTTTACGTCCTGATTTTACGATTTGTTTAATCGCAGCCGCAGCTTCTTCAGTTTTGGTTAAAGTTTTATTTAAATCTATAATGTGAATTCCATTACGCTCCATGAAAATGTAAGGAGCCATTTTTGGATTCCATTTACGGGTAAGGTGACCAAAGTGTACACCTGCATCCAATAAGTCTTGATAAGTTGTTCTTGCCATTGTTCTTGCCTCCTGTGATTAACGTTTACTGAATTGGAATTTCTTACGGGCTTTCGCACGTCCTGGTTTTTTACGCTCAACCATACGCATATCACGCGTCATTAGGCCTTTAGCACGTAATGCAGGTTTTTTCTCCGCATCTAGTTCAACAATCGCTTTAGCAATAGCTAAACGAACAGCTTCTGCTTGTCCTTTTACTCCACCGCCTTGTACGTTTACAGTAATATCATAACGACCAGTAAGCTCAGAAACCTCTAAACTTTGATTTACGATGTATTGTAAAGGTAAAGTTGGGAAATATACTTTGTGATCTTTACCGTTAACGGTAATTGCGCCAGCACCATCTTTTAAGTAGATACGTGCTACAGCTGTTTTTCTTCTTCCTGAAGTGTTAGTAACTGACATTTCTTAAAGTTTAATGGTTTTTGGAGATTGAGCTGAATGAGGGTGAGTTTCACCTGCATACACAAAAAGATTGGTGTAAAGTTTTTTACCCAATTTAGTTTTCGGTAACATACCACGTACCGCTTTCTCGATTACACGTTGAGGGTGTTTCGCCATTAACTCCTTAGGAGAAATAAAACGTTGACCACCTGGATAACCAGTGTAAGAAACATACTGCTTTTCGCTGAATTTGTTTCCTGTCAATTTAACCTTGTCTGCATTGATAACAATAACATTATCGCCGCAGTCTACGTGTGGGGTGTACTCAGGCTTGTTTTTACCACGGATGATCATTGCGATCTTCGATGACAAGCGCCCCAAAATCTCGCCTTGCGCATCAACAACAACCCACTGTTTGTTAACAGTTTTTGCATTGGCCGAGACAGTTTTGTAACTTAACGTATTCACTTGCTTGTATTTAATTTATTAAACAATTTATTATTCCCATTAAATTTGGGACTGCAAAGATAGATAGAAAAGTTTTATTATCAAATAGTTGATAACAAAAAAGTTTGCATTGCTGGTTGTAATAACGAGGAGCGCCGCCACGTGGCAAGCTGATTGGTGATTTTTTGTAAAGCTTGACGGAGGGGGGCTCTGTTGCATCCGTTGCAGACGTTTCGTGCCTACCATTTACGATTTCGGTAGATAACTGAATTCTGCGTCTGAACGCTTGTTTAGCCATGTGAATGGAACGTCAACTATGAACAATCGTCACCCTCAGCTTGACTGGGGATCTTACTGCTATGGCTTTAAGATTCCCGCCTGCGCGGGAATGACGACCGTCTTAAAACCGTCACTCATATTGATTTTATCAATAAATTACGTCTACCATTGACGTTATTGGTAGTTGAGTGAATTACAGCTACTTAATCTTTAGGTTAGCCAAATGAATGGAACGCCAACTACGAACAATCGTCATCCTCAGCTTGACTGGGGATCTTACTGCTAACGCTTTAAGATTCCCGCCTGCGCGGGAATGACGACCGTCTTAAGACCGTCATTCATACTGATCTTCATGCAATAAACTACGCCTCATCATGCCAGCGTGACGAAGTTGCTGCAAATTTTAAAAGTATATTGCTGCAATCCCGTTTAGGGGGCATGGGTTGTAAACTTATTATGGGTTAGAAGTTAAATGGATTTTAGAAATAATAGTTTGAAACTATTTTTTCCTTGTAAACTTAATAGCCATTGTTTTAACATCCTTGCCGTTTTTGGTGTGAAACATTTCCATTAATTGGTTATCCTCATCAATAAATTTGGTAATTTCCTTAACATCTATCTCTTTGCCAACCGATGGATCGTACATTTTGCCGGTTTGGGTTAAAGTTTTGCTTGCTTCATTATAAGTTCCCTCCAAAATCATCATTCCAGTGCCCATATTGTCGATCCAGGTGCTTATATAAACTTTACGAGCATTATCAAAGGCTACAGTACTTATACCTTCAAATGGCATTCCATCAAAATTACCGGTGTGCGTACTTTGTTGGTAACGGCCCCCCAAAATCATTTTGTTTACAGCAACCGATTTACTAACAGTTGGCGGGCCATCAGGATTCATCCACATGCTAATTTCTTCATCCCAGGTGCCATCGCTTTTTGCTAGCATTTTGTGCGCCTCACTGGGCGTCATATACACTTCCCAAGCTTTCATTGTTGCTGCTGAATTTAAAGGTTTTTCTGTGGAGGCATTTGAAGTGCTATCAATTGATGTTTGGTCGCTTTTGGTTGCGTTATTGCAGGCTGTTGCAAAGAATAGGGCAATTCCAGCTCCTAAAATTAAATTTCTCATGCTCCTTTTGGTTTTGGTTACAACCAAATATAATCAATGTTCAATTTATTTACAGGTTATTAGATGCGTTGCTCATTTTTTTCTTGGAGGTGGCTTTTTCACGATGAGCGCTCTCAATTCATCTAGATAACTAAAAGTCAGCGCAATATTCAGTAATAGACAATAATTATTTTAGCTATATTTGTTTAATGCCGAAACTATATGAATACTTAGGGCTAATTATACTTTTTTACTCAAATGACCATGAGCCCATTCATGTACATGGAAAGTACCAGGGAACAGAAAGCAAAGCCGATATTATATTTATAGATGGTGTTTTTAAGGAGATATTAATTTCTGATGTAAAGGGAAAAAGGCCTTTGGATTCAAAAAACCTGAAAAACTTTAAGGCCTTTGTTGAAGTTTTTAGAGATGATATTGTTGCTAAATGGGTCGACTATTTTGTCTACAACAAACCGATAGCATCAGAAGTTATAACAAAGAAATTATAAAATGATAGTTGAAATTAATAAAGCCGAATATCTGAAAGATTATAAAATTGCGTTTGAATTTTCTGACGGGGTTAATCAAACCGTTGATTTCGAGGCTTTTTTAAGGACTGCTAAAAACCCGATGTCGAGAAAGTATCTCGATATAGGCGAGTTCAAAAAGTTTCATATCGAATACGGCGACATTGTTTGGAACGATTTTGAAATGTGTTTTCCAATTTGGGATTTACATCAAGGCAAACTGTAATAACGACAAAACCCATTTTTGAAGGTGCAATTTGCGACTTCAAAAGATCTTAACTACAAATCATCATGCATAAAGCCCATTCTTTTCCTTGGGCCGATTTTCTTATCCATTAAGCGATCAAGGTAAGTAAATAAAAGTTCTATGTTTTTTTCCTGACTGTTCATTTTTCGCTTAAGCTCTTCAATATCATATTTTAATTCACCATTTTCGGTTAACCACTGCCTCAATCTTGTAAATATTCTCACGATTTGAATGTTTACCTGTATGGCTTGTTGGCTGTTTAATATGCTAGAAAGCATGAGTATGCCATGTTCGGTGAAAACAAAAGGCTTATACCTTAATCCCATCTTATCCGAATTGGAGGTCACAATTTGTGATCTCCAATCTTTTAACTCTTCAGATGTTAATTCAAACATGAAATCTTGGGGAAATCGGTCAAGATTTCTTCGTGTCGCTTGTTTTAAAACCCTAGTCTCCACGCCATAAAGTTCCGCCAAATCTCTATCTAGCATAACCTTATGGCCACGAATTTCATAAATCTTGTTTACTAAAATATTTTCGGGGATGATAGAGAGCGATTGTTTAGCTGCCATATCGTTGTTGGTTTTATCCAAGATACAAAAACAGTTTCGATTTTTGAACTCTCAACTTGATGAAAACAATCTACAGAGGCCATTGTTACATAAATTTATCCCTATTTATAATTGTTTATGCAGTACCTCGATACTATTTTCGGTTATCCAGTCCCATTAGTTATCAAAAACCTAATTATTGGCATCGCAGCCATTTTGCTCGGTGTTCTTGTAAAGTTTGTTATTCACAAAACGTTCATGTTATTGTCGCGGTGGTGGAACTTTGCCATCATCAAATCAACAATAAAGCACTTGCGCCGCCCGGTAGAAGTTTTTTTGCCCTTATTGTTTCTCAACTTTTCGATTGATTTAATGGATCTCTCTCCAAAATTTAGACTGGGCATTGATAAAATACTCGAAATATCACTTACCGTTACTTTTGCAATCATTT from Pedobacter endophyticus includes:
- the rpsB gene encoding 30S ribosomal protein S2, giving the protein MARTTYQDLLDAGVHFGHLTRKWNPKMAPYIFMERNGIHIIDLNKTLTKTEEAAAAIKQIVKSGRKVLFVSTKKQAKGIVAEQAKKVNMPFVTERWLGGMLTNFATVRKSIKKMSNIDKMTKDGTYSILSKKERLMIQRERIKLESLLGGIADLNRLPAALFLIDVKKEHIAVTEALKLNIPTFAMVDTNSDPSNIDFPIPANDDATKSISLITDIIIKAIEEGLDERKREKEDEAEKEAVAAKAAADAPEVKEPRRKKAAEAEVEASSSEETKTEE
- the rpsI gene encoding 30S ribosomal protein S9; this encodes MSVTNTSGRRKTAVARIYLKDGAGAITVNGKDHKVYFPTLPLQYIVNQSLEVSELTGRYDITVNVQGGGVKGQAEAVRLAIAKAIVELDAEKKPALRAKGLMTRDMRMVERKKPGRAKARKKFQFSKR
- the rplM gene encoding 50S ribosomal protein L13 translates to MNTLSYKTVSANAKTVNKQWVVVDAQGEILGRLSSKIAMIIRGKNKPEYTPHVDCGDNVIVINADKVKLTGNKFSEKQYVSYTGYPGGQRFISPKELMAKHPQRVIEKAVRGMLPKTKLGKKLYTNLFVYAGETHPHSAQSPKTIKL
- a CDS encoding DUF1579 domain-containing protein; its protein translation is MRNLILGAGIALFFATACNNATKSDQTSIDSTSNASTEKPLNSAATMKAWEVYMTPSEAHKMLAKSDGTWDEEISMWMNPDGPPTVSKSVAVNKMILGGRYQQSTHTGNFDGMPFEGISTVAFDNARKVYISTWIDNMGTGMMILEGTYNEASKTLTQTGKMYDPSVGKEIDVKEITKFIDEDNQLMEMFHTKNGKDVKTMAIKFTRKK
- a CDS encoding DUF4160 domain-containing protein, encoding MPKLYEYLGLIILFYSNDHEPIHVHGKYQGTESKADIIFIDGVFKEILISDVKGKRPLDSKNLKNFKAFVEVFRDDIVAKWVDYFVYNKPIASEVITKKL
- a CDS encoding DUF2442 domain-containing protein, whose translation is MIVEINKAEYLKDYKIAFEFSDGVNQTVDFEAFLRTAKNPMSRKYLDIGEFKKFHIEYGDIVWNDFEMCFPIWDLHQGKL
- a CDS encoding ORF6N domain-containing protein, producing MAAKQSLSIIPENILVNKIYEIRGHKVMLDRDLAELYGVETRVLKQATRRNLDRFPQDFMFELTSEELKDWRSQIVTSNSDKMGLRYKPFVFTEHGILMLSSILNSQQAIQVNIQIVRIFTRLRQWLTENGELKYDIEELKRKMNSQEKNIELLFTYLDRLMDKKIGPRKRMGFMHDDL